The Roseococcus microcysteis genome contains a region encoding:
- a CDS encoding acylphosphatase has translation MTALRLRIAGRVQGVGFRDWLQGEAQRHGLSGWVRNRADGSVEALLAGETPAVQAVVSACRLGPPMARVTAIEESFAEPPGEPGFQRLPTL, from the coding sequence GTGACGGCGTTGCGGTTGCGAATCGCCGGCCGTGTGCAGGGGGTGGGCTTCCGCGATTGGCTGCAGGGCGAGGCGCAGCGGCACGGGCTGTCCGGTTGGGTCCGCAACCGGGCCGATGGCTCGGTGGAGGCCTTGCTGGCCGGCGAGACCCCGGCGGTGCAGGCGGTGGTCTCGGCCTGCCGTCTGGGGCCGCCGATGGCGCGTGTCACCGCCATCGAGGAGAGCTTCGCCGAACCGCCGGGCGAGCCTGGATTCCAACGTCTTCCAACGCTGTAA
- a CDS encoding MBL fold metallo-hydrolase has translation MKRLQLGDVTITSLIERDGPWRTPQEFFLGWNAEAQAPNMAALEPEVFDRASGKMVITYQTFVVRTPKHVILVDTCTGEHKGYPPPMDFPKQPWMDALTAEGLTPEDVDYVFCTHLHIDHSGWNTKLVDGRWVPTFPNAKYIFHKGEYAAWEALDAQGVEKAGGAGGVWRMNCLPIVEAGQALLVDESYTLDDCLSLILTPGHTPCHCCVKIESRGQRAIIAGDMMHHQLQCTDPSLSTIFCWDPKQAEASRRRVFEEVADTPTLMLPIHFAHPTVGRLKGADRGFKWEFVRE, from the coding sequence ATGAAGCGGCTGCAACTGGGCGATGTGACGATCACGAGCCTGATCGAGCGGGACGGCCCCTGGCGCACCCCGCAGGAATTCTTCCTGGGCTGGAACGCCGAGGCCCAGGCCCCGAACATGGCGGCGTTGGAGCCCGAGGTCTTCGACCGCGCCAGCGGCAAGATGGTCATCACCTACCAGACCTTCGTGGTCCGCACGCCCAAGCACGTGATCCTGGTGGACACCTGCACCGGCGAGCACAAGGGCTATCCGCCGCCCATGGACTTTCCCAAGCAGCCCTGGATGGACGCGCTGACCGCCGAGGGCCTGACGCCCGAGGATGTGGACTACGTCTTCTGCACCCACCTGCACATCGACCACAGCGGCTGGAACACCAAACTGGTGGACGGGCGCTGGGTGCCGACCTTCCCCAACGCCAAATACATCTTCCACAAGGGCGAATACGCGGCCTGGGAGGCGCTGGACGCGCAGGGCGTCGAGAAGGCCGGCGGCGCGGGCGGCGTGTGGCGCATGAACTGCCTGCCCATCGTCGAGGCCGGCCAGGCGCTGCTGGTGGATGAGAGCTACACCCTGGATGATTGCCTCAGCCTGATCCTGACGCCGGGCCATACGCCCTGCCATTGCTGCGTGAAGATCGAGAGCCGGGGCCAGCGCGCCATCATCGCCGGCGACATGATGCACCACCAGCTGCAATGCACGGACCCCTCGCTCTCCACCATCTTCTGCTGGGACCCGAAGCAGGCCGAGGCCTCGCGCCGGCGGGTCTTCGAGGAGGTGGCGGACACGCCGACCCTGATGCTGCCCATTCATTTCGCGCACCCGACGGTGGGGCGGTTGAAGGGGGCGGATCGGGGCTTCAAGTGGGAGTTCGTGCGGGAGTGA
- a CDS encoding ATP12 family chaperone protein, which translates to MKRFWDHASVVPAAEGFAVHLDGKPVRLPGGGTLAVQTRPLAEALAAEWQAAGGARDGEMSWEDVPLSRLIGTAAERIAPAPEATMLAIAKYGETDLLCYRAEDPVLSARQHAGWQPWLDWSAEVLGARLAVTDGLMPVAQEPAALAALARAVARLDPLRLSALGVLVPALGSLVLGLAVQRGALAVEEAHRLSILDELFQEEQWGLDWMAEERREKVAADLRLAVRLLELAP; encoded by the coding sequence ATGAAGCGTTTCTGGGACCATGCCTCCGTCGTGCCCGCGGCGGAGGGTTTCGCCGTGCATCTCGACGGCAAGCCGGTGCGCCTGCCCGGCGGCGGGACACTGGCCGTGCAGACCCGCCCGCTGGCCGAGGCGCTGGCCGCCGAATGGCAGGCGGCGGGTGGCGCCCGCGATGGCGAGATGAGCTGGGAGGATGTGCCCCTCTCGCGCCTCATCGGCACGGCGGCCGAGCGCATCGCCCCCGCGCCGGAGGCCACCATGCTGGCCATCGCGAAATATGGCGAGACGGATCTGCTCTGCTACCGCGCCGAGGACCCCGTGCTGTCCGCCCGGCAGCATGCGGGCTGGCAACCCTGGCTCGACTGGTCGGCCGAGGTGCTGGGCGCGCGGCTGGCGGTGACGGACGGGCTGATGCCCGTGGCGCAGGAGCCTGCGGCCCTCGCCGCCCTGGCGCGCGCGGTGGCGCGGCTCGATCCGCTGCGGCTTTCCGCGCTGGGCGTGCTGGTGCCGGCGCTGGGCAGCCTGGTGCTGGGCCTCGCTGTGCAGCGCGGCGCGCTGGCGGTGGAGGAGGCGCACCGCCTCTCCATCCTGGATGAGCTCTTCCAGGAGGAGCAATGGGGCCTCGACTGGATGGCCGAGGAGCGGCGCGAGAAGGTGGCGGCGGACCTCCGCCTGGCCGTCCGCCTGCTGGAGCTGGCGCCGTGA
- a CDS encoding AsmA family protein produces MKKFLIGLLAVVVALPLLAVAGFMLFFDADAFRPRAERAASQALGHPVRIEGPLTLRPALTPSLGASLITATGADGAPILSIEDATLRLAILPLTRGHVEVDRLELTGGVLRLDAAAWARAAAPEAATPAPSPGEPREPMTLDLRAARLADWRVTHAGETFTLAEATLTSPSAGAPLALAARGEWRATPLALEGEVAPPQAWMGAGEAPFALNLTAAGARLALEGRRQGANVQGRIAGDVPNLAALSPLVGQPLPALTGVSLRAEGALEGGSPRLANLELRATGGEAMGITLAGLEARLPALDAPLEGTARLTWRGAPLEVAWRAPPTALMAGQPAEITARIASGQAVMTVAGNWPQALRLEANVPELAALSPLAGRPLPALTGLALRADVAPRGQQGVSISRFTAESSAGDLGGALELGWADRPRVTGQVQSRRLDLGALRLPAAPAGTPAPAAPAPAPAEPARLIPATPLDLAFLRDFDADLRFILAELVQPGLTATAVEGRFVNAAGEARLNPFAANVPGGRLTLRVAADARGQVPLVQVSGGGQGLELAALLASIGTQAPTGGTADLDMDLRGQGGDLRAVAATLTGHLGVAVINARLGGGLGQTLQQLTPLLAPGAPLACLAFRTDVEQGLARVTTLFLDGAAGRVAGEGNIRLADEALAMRLLTDLRVAGLRVRAPVPVTGRLMAPRLEGAGLIAGALGGGGMPSLPDCATTLRIARGGRDGPVPANPTPATTETAPAEGAIPGAPPAVNELLRGFLRR; encoded by the coding sequence ATGAAGAAGTTTCTGATCGGCCTGCTGGCCGTGGTCGTCGCGCTGCCGCTGCTGGCGGTGGCGGGCTTCATGCTGTTCTTCGACGCCGATGCCTTCCGCCCGCGCGCCGAACGCGCGGCCAGCCAGGCGCTGGGCCATCCTGTCCGCATCGAGGGGCCGCTGACGCTGCGGCCTGCCCTCACGCCCAGCCTGGGCGCCAGCCTCATCACGGCCACGGGGGCGGATGGCGCACCTATCCTCTCCATCGAGGATGCCACGCTGCGCCTGGCCATCCTGCCGCTGACGCGCGGGCATGTGGAGGTGGACCGGCTGGAACTGACCGGCGGCGTGCTGCGCCTGGATGCCGCCGCCTGGGCCCGCGCGGCGGCGCCCGAGGCCGCCACCCCCGCGCCCAGCCCCGGCGAGCCCCGGGAGCCCATGACGCTCGACCTGCGCGCCGCGCGCCTCGCCGATTGGCGCGTGACCCATGCGGGCGAGACCTTCACCCTGGCCGAGGCAACCCTCACCAGCCCCTCGGCCGGCGCGCCGCTGGCGCTTGCCGCGCGCGGCGAATGGCGGGCCACGCCGCTGGCGCTGGAAGGGGAGGTAGCCCCGCCCCAGGCCTGGATGGGCGCGGGCGAGGCGCCCTTCGCGTTGAACCTTACCGCCGCCGGGGCGCGGCTCGCGCTCGAGGGGCGCCGGCAGGGCGCGAATGTGCAGGGCCGGATTGCGGGGGATGTCCCGAACCTCGCCGCCCTCTCGCCGCTGGTCGGCCAACCGCTGCCGGCTTTGACCGGCGTGTCGCTGCGCGCCGAGGGGGCGCTGGAGGGCGGTTCGCCACGCCTCGCCAACCTCGAACTCCGCGCCACGGGCGGGGAAGCCATGGGCATCACCCTGGCCGGGCTGGAGGCCAGGCTGCCGGCCCTGGATGCGCCGCTGGAAGGAACCGCCCGCCTGACTTGGCGCGGCGCCCCTCTGGAAGTGGCGTGGCGTGCCCCGCCCACCGCCCTCATGGCGGGCCAGCCGGCCGAGATCACGGCGCGAATCGCGTCGGGCCAGGCGGTGATGACGGTCGCCGGGAACTGGCCGCAGGCGCTGCGGCTGGAAGCGAATGTGCCGGAGTTGGCCGCCCTTTCGCCCCTGGCGGGCCGGCCGCTGCCGGCGCTGACAGGGCTCGCGCTCCGCGCCGATGTGGCGCCGCGTGGGCAGCAGGGCGTGTCCATCAGCCGCTTTACCGCCGAATCCTCGGCCGGCGACCTGGGCGGCGCGCTGGAACTGGGATGGGCCGACCGGCCGCGTGTGACGGGGCAGGTGCAGTCGCGGCGGCTTGATCTCGGCGCGCTGCGCCTGCCGGCCGCGCCGGCGGGAACGCCCGCACCGGCCGCGCCAGCGCCGGCGCCCGCCGAGCCGGCGCGGCTGATCCCGGCGACGCCGCTCGACCTCGCCTTCCTCCGCGATTTCGACGCCGATCTGCGCTTCATCCTGGCCGAGCTGGTGCAACCCGGCCTGACTGCCACCGCCGTCGAGGGCCGCTTCGTGAACGCGGCGGGTGAGGCGCGGCTGAACCCCTTCGCCGCCAATGTGCCCGGCGGGCGGCTGACCCTGCGCGTCGCGGCCGATGCGCGGGGCCAGGTGCCGCTGGTGCAGGTGTCGGGGGGCGGGCAGGGGCTGGAACTCGCGGCGCTGCTGGCCTCCATCGGCACCCAGGCCCCCACGGGCGGGACGGCCGATCTCGACATGGATCTGCGCGGGCAGGGCGGTGATCTGCGCGCCGTGGCCGCGACGCTGACGGGGCACCTGGGCGTCGCGGTCATCAATGCCCGTCTGGGCGGCGGGCTGGGCCAGACCCTGCAGCAGCTCACGCCGCTGCTGGCGCCTGGCGCGCCGCTGGCCTGCCTCGCTTTTCGCACCGATGTGGAGCAGGGGCTGGCGCGCGTCACCACGCTGTTTCTCGACGGCGCGGCGGGGCGTGTGGCGGGGGAAGGGAATATCCGCCTCGCCGACGAGGCGCTGGCCATGCGGCTGCTGACCGATTTGCGCGTGGCCGGGCTGCGTGTCCGCGCCCCGGTGCCAGTGACCGGGCGGCTGATGGCGCCCCGGCTGGAGGGGGCGGGCCTCATCGCCGGCGCCCTGGGTGGCGGCGGCATGCCCTCGCTGCCCGATTGCGCCACCACGCTGCGGATCGCGCGCGGCGGGCGGGACGGGCCGGTGCCCGCCAACCCGACGCCCGCCACCACCGAAACCGCGCCGGCCGAGGGCGCCATCCCCGGGGCACCTCCCGCCGTGAACGAGCTTTTGCGCGGTTTTCTGCGGCGGTAG
- the rsmA gene encoding 16S rRNA (adenine(1518)-N(6)/adenine(1519)-N(6))-dimethyltransferase RsmA: MTSACDAAGSLTPLGEVVRRFGLDARKALGQHFLLDEAVCRRIALLPGDLAGRHVLEVGPGPGGLTRALLAHPLAHLTAVELDERALAALAEVEAAHPGRLTVLRQDARHFHGATELPAPRQVVANLPYNVGTPLLIGWLREAAAWERLTLMFQEEVAFRITAAPGTEHYGRLAVLSQWVATCSIGLRLPPGAFRPPPKVHSAVVVLTPHAEQPPPELFRAMERITAAAFGQRRKMLRGALKPLGQAEALLSACGIAPERRAEELPVSAFDALARAWLARGEEAGQATP, translated from the coding sequence TTGACCAGCGCGTGTGACGCGGCGGGGTCGCTGACCCCGCTTGGCGAGGTCGTCCGCCGATTTGGCCTCGATGCGCGCAAGGCGCTGGGCCAGCATTTCCTGCTGGATGAGGCCGTCTGCCGCCGCATCGCCCTGTTGCCGGGCGACCTTGCGGGGCGGCATGTGCTGGAGGTGGGGCCGGGGCCCGGCGGGCTGACCCGCGCCCTTCTGGCCCACCCGCTGGCCCACCTGACCGCCGTCGAGCTGGATGAGCGCGCCCTGGCCGCCCTGGCCGAGGTGGAGGCCGCCCATCCGGGCCGGCTGACCGTGCTGCGGCAGGATGCGCGGCACTTCCATGGTGCCACGGAACTCCCGGCCCCCCGCCAGGTGGTGGCGAACCTGCCCTACAATGTCGGCACGCCGCTGCTGATCGGTTGGCTGCGCGAGGCCGCCGCCTGGGAACGCCTGACTCTGATGTTCCAGGAGGAGGTGGCCTTCCGCATCACCGCCGCCCCGGGGACGGAGCATTACGGGCGGCTCGCGGTGCTGTCGCAATGGGTGGCGACCTGTTCCATCGGGTTGCGCCTGCCGCCGGGTGCCTTCCGCCCGCCGCCCAAGGTGCATTCGGCCGTGGTGGTGCTGACACCCCATGCGGAGCAGCCGCCGCCCGAGCTGTTCCGCGCCATGGAGCGCATCACCGCAGCCGCCTTCGGGCAGCGCCGCAAGATGCTGCGGGGGGCGCTGAAGCCCCTTGGGCAGGCGGAGGCGCTGCTGTCCGCCTGCGGCATCGCGCCCGAGCGCCGGGCCGAGGAATTGCCCGTTTCCGCCTTCGACGCGCTGGCCAGGGCATGGCTGGCGCGCGGCGAAGAGGCAGGCCAAGCTACCCCCTGA
- a CDS encoding RluA family pseudouridine synthase: MSVATLTVPPAEAETRLDRWLRRRYPALTQGALQKMLRTGQIRVDGKRAEASTRLAAGQEVRLPPMPDTPAPKAEPRPIPEAAARELQARVLYRDASVIVLDKPPGLAVQGGPGITKHLDGMLDALAYDGERPRLVHRLDRDTSGVLLLARTVQAAAFLAKAFRGRDVEKTYWAVVVGEPLHHAGTIEMPLMKEGGGGRERVVAAPPGARGPDVVRSTTEYRLLDVAKRRAALLEMKPHTGRTHQLRVHCATALSTPILGDGKYGGTAAHLEGLSGSLHLHARALRVPHPDGGVLEAMAAPPPHMEETMRFLGFDNPAPKPPRRLA, translated from the coding sequence ATGTCCGTCGCCACCCTGACCGTCCCGCCCGCCGAGGCGGAAACCCGCCTCGACCGCTGGCTCCGCCGCCGCTACCCCGCGCTCACCCAGGGCGCCCTGCAAAAGATGCTCCGCACCGGGCAGATCCGGGTGGATGGCAAGCGCGCCGAGGCCAGCACCCGCCTCGCCGCCGGGCAGGAGGTGCGCCTGCCCCCGATGCCGGACACGCCCGCGCCCAAGGCGGAACCGCGCCCCATCCCGGAGGCCGCCGCGCGCGAGCTCCAGGCGCGCGTGCTGTATCGGGACGCCAGCGTGATCGTGCTGGACAAGCCGCCGGGCCTGGCCGTGCAGGGCGGCCCCGGCATCACCAAGCACCTGGACGGCATGCTGGACGCGCTGGCCTATGACGGCGAGCGCCCGCGCCTGGTGCACCGGCTGGACCGTGACACCTCGGGCGTGCTGCTGCTGGCCCGGACGGTCCAGGCGGCGGCCTTCCTCGCCAAGGCCTTCCGCGGCCGCGACGTGGAGAAGACCTATTGGGCCGTGGTGGTGGGCGAACCCCTGCACCATGCCGGCACCATCGAGATGCCGCTGATGAAGGAAGGCGGCGGCGGGCGGGAGCGCGTGGTGGCCGCACCCCCGGGCGCACGCGGCCCCGATGTGGTGCGTTCCACCACCGAATACCGCCTGCTGGACGTGGCCAAGCGCCGCGCCGCCCTGCTGGAGATGAAGCCCCACACCGGGCGCACCCACCAGCTGCGCGTCCACTGCGCCACCGCGCTCAGCACGCCCATCCTGGGCGATGGAAAATATGGCGGGACGGCCGCGCATCTCGAGGGGCTGTCGGGCAGTTTGCATCTGCACGCCCGCGCCCTGCGGGTGCCGCACCCTGATGGCGGGGTGCTGGAGGCCATGGCCGCGCCCCCGCCGCACATGGAGGAAACCATGCGCTTCCTGGGCTTCGACAACCCCGCCCCCAAGCCCCCCCGGCGCCTCGCATGA
- a CDS encoding peptidylprolyl isomerase — translation MTAADMRRTPTPRPNFLRWGPARMAALGLGAALALGVVASPAAAQRAPAAQAAPGNMNRILAVVNGDVVTQMEVASRARLFALNIGMAGGQEAITRLEPQMLRLLIDERLRMQEVQRRGIPVSDQDILESITDIERRNNLPAGALVAQLQRMGVQPRVLYDQIRVQIGWGRLLRQGLGDQAQVSDAEVAELIAARRARTGVPEFLVAEIFIPVENPDVEAETQRFVQEIINQLRRGSPFPVVATQFSQAQSALQGGDLGWVVPERLDPEVAAIVTQMPPGAISNPVRVAGGFQIVTLRARREAGQAAQVSTMVSLRQIFLPFAERLDPNNPTDQQRATLDRAQRLQGATRGCAAAEALPRTSDRPLDPGAIRLEGVNPPPLRQVLASLPIGRFSEPLIAPDGILLLMVCGRERQEEEQFTPEIARQTILRDRVELVARQLQRELRRRAIIDQRV, via the coding sequence ATGACGGCAGCCGACATGCGCCGCACACCGACACCCCGCCCCAACTTCCTCCGCTGGGGCCCCGCCCGGATGGCCGCCCTCGGCCTGGGTGCCGCCCTCGCCCTGGGGGTGGTGGCCAGCCCCGCCGCCGCCCAGCGCGCGCCCGCCGCCCAGGCGGCGCCCGGCAACATGAACCGCATCCTCGCCGTGGTGAACGGCGATGTGGTGACGCAGATGGAGGTCGCCTCCCGCGCGCGCCTCTTCGCGCTGAACATCGGCATGGCCGGCGGGCAGGAGGCCATCACCCGGCTGGAGCCGCAGATGCTCCGCCTGCTGATCGATGAGCGCCTGCGCATGCAGGAGGTGCAGCGCCGCGGCATCCCGGTGAGCGACCAGGACATCCTGGAATCCATCACCGACATCGAGCGCCGCAACAACCTGCCCGCCGGCGCGCTGGTGGCGCAGTTGCAGCGCATGGGCGTGCAGCCGCGCGTTCTCTACGATCAGATCCGCGTGCAGATCGGCTGGGGGCGCCTACTGCGCCAGGGGCTGGGCGACCAGGCCCAGGTCTCCGACGCCGAGGTGGCGGAGCTCATCGCCGCCCGTCGCGCCCGCACGGGCGTGCCCGAATTCCTGGTCGCCGAAATCTTCATCCCGGTCGAGAACCCGGATGTGGAGGCCGAGACCCAGCGCTTCGTCCAGGAGATCATCAACCAGCTTCGCCGCGGTTCGCCCTTCCCGGTGGTGGCGACGCAGTTCAGCCAGGCGCAGTCGGCGCTGCAGGGCGGTGACCTGGGCTGGGTGGTGCCCGAGCGGCTGGACCCGGAGGTGGCCGCGATCGTCACGCAGATGCCCCCCGGCGCCATCAGCAACCCGGTGCGCGTGGCCGGCGGCTTCCAGATCGTGACCCTGCGCGCCCGGCGCGAGGCGGGGCAGGCGGCACAGGTCTCCACCATGGTGTCGCTGCGGCAGATCTTCCTGCCCTTCGCCGAGCGGCTGGACCCGAACAACCCCACCGACCAGCAGCGGGCCACCCTCGACCGCGCGCAGCGCCTCCAGGGCGCCACCCGCGGCTGCGCGGCGGCCGAGGCGCTGCCCCGCACCAGCGACCGTCCGCTGGACCCGGGCGCCATTCGCCTCGAAGGCGTGAACCCGCCCCCGCTGCGCCAGGTGCTGGCCTCCCTGCCCATCGGCCGTTTCAGCGAGCCCCTGATCGCCCCCGATGGCATCCTGCTGCTGATGGTCTGCGGCCGGGAGCGCCAGGAGGAGGAGCAATTCACCCCCGAGATCGCGCGCCAGACCATCCTGCGCGACCGCGTGGAACTGGTCGCGCGGCAATTGCAGCGGGAGCTGCGGCGCCGCGCCATCATTGACCAGCGCGTGTGA
- a CDS encoding LPS-assembly protein LptD, which yields MAQPPRVSSHLPRFASRRDRRRAQGAWRQALRRAGGTLALALFAMLATAGQAQQSAPPPTTSPTGTPTGTSTVTPAIPGLRVDQDTPVVFTADEVEFNQQTGVVTARGRVEAWQGERFVRADTFIHDRNTGVTILRGNVQLLEADGQVFYAEEAELADQFRDGVLREIRARLVQNARMAATGARRSGGEVTDLARVVYSACNLCETDPTRPPLWQLRARVATQDRRSERISYRDAVVEVGGVPVLYTPFFSHPDPQTPRSSGFLFPSFGYTRFLGAFAALPYFWAIDGQQDLTATLTQGSEVLPNLDLLYRRRFNNGEVNLQGSIGYLRRSTLRRLSEFGQTQDEQVAGHVAARGRFHVTENWRVGFDINRASSEGYLRTYRLGVQRVLVSQVYAEGFWRTEHYARIDARAYQGLRTLEDTRLLPVVAPNAFYEYAPRQTVLGGHLTLDMGALSLTRPVGSATQRLASRLAWERPMLGSQGDIWTIRAQTDLRAYHADGQQNAPGLLPDANGTRGDANLRLALDWRMPLVRPVGIWGQQLLEPRVQVVTGPATGRQTRFPNEDSVDFEFTDANLFQLNRFTGRDRQEGGTRVDAALRASWLFPNGGRVEGLAGRSFRFHDSNIFPANSGLERRESDWVGRAAFAPVPWFEVMGRTRLDGRSGRNRASDAVLATSLGRIGVLDNVVLTTSYFDQPPQAFFANDPGRREVGLGLGAEYRTRAGGVWRANGSMQLDLRTERPAWLLGTAGYEDECCIIQAQFQRRLGFNPITNDPYRGNTTLLFRIAFKTVGDFSLRAL from the coding sequence ATGGCACAACCACCGCGGGTGAGCAGCCATCTGCCGCGCTTCGCCTCGCGCCGCGACCGGCGACGGGCCCAGGGCGCCTGGCGCCAGGCGCTGCGCCGCGCCGGGGGCACGCTGGCCCTCGCGCTGTTCGCCATGCTGGCCACCGCGGGCCAGGCGCAGCAAAGCGCGCCACCGCCCACCACCTCACCCACTGGCACGCCCACTGGAACATCCACTGTCACGCCGGCCATTCCCGGCCTGCGGGTGGACCAGGACACGCCCGTCGTGTTCACCGCCGACGAGGTGGAGTTCAACCAGCAGACCGGCGTCGTGACCGCCCGCGGCCGCGTCGAGGCCTGGCAAGGTGAGCGTTTCGTCCGCGCCGACACCTTCATCCATGACCGCAACACGGGCGTGACCATCCTGCGCGGCAATGTCCAGCTTCTGGAGGCCGATGGGCAGGTCTTCTACGCCGAGGAAGCCGAGCTGGCCGACCAGTTCCGCGACGGCGTGCTGCGCGAAATCCGCGCGCGGCTGGTGCAGAACGCCCGCATGGCCGCGACGGGCGCCCGGCGCAGCGGCGGCGAGGTCACGGACCTCGCACGCGTGGTCTATTCCGCCTGCAATCTCTGCGAAACGGACCCCACGCGCCCGCCGCTCTGGCAGCTTCGGGCCCGCGTCGCCACGCAGGACCGCCGGAGCGAGCGCATCTCCTACCGCGACGCGGTGGTCGAGGTGGGGGGCGTGCCGGTGCTCTACACGCCCTTCTTCTCGCATCCGGACCCGCAGACGCCCCGTTCCTCCGGATTTCTGTTCCCCTCCTTCGGCTACACCCGCTTCCTCGGCGCCTTCGCGGCGCTGCCCTATTTCTGGGCGATTGACGGGCAACAGGACCTCACGGCCACCCTGACGCAGGGCAGCGAGGTGCTGCCCAACCTCGACCTGCTGTATCGCCGCCGCTTCAACAATGGCGAGGTGAACCTCCAGGGCTCCATCGGCTATCTGCGGCGCTCCACGCTGCGGCGCCTCAGCGAGTTCGGCCAGACGCAGGATGAGCAGGTGGCGGGCCATGTCGCGGCCCGGGGCCGGTTCCATGTGACCGAGAACTGGCGCGTGGGCTTCGACATCAACCGCGCCAGCAGCGAGGGCTATCTGCGCACCTACCGCCTCGGCGTGCAGCGGGTGCTGGTCAGCCAAGTCTATGCCGAGGGCTTCTGGCGCACCGAGCATTACGCGCGCATCGACGCCCGTGCCTACCAGGGCCTGCGGACGCTGGAGGATACGCGCCTGCTGCCGGTGGTGGCGCCCAACGCCTTCTATGAATACGCGCCGCGCCAGACGGTGCTGGGCGGGCACCTCACCCTCGACATGGGCGCGCTTTCGCTCACGCGGCCGGTGGGCAGCGCCACCCAGCGCCTGGCCAGCCGCCTGGCCTGGGAACGCCCGATGCTCGGGTCCCAGGGCGATATCTGGACCATCCGCGCCCAGACCGACCTGCGCGCCTATCATGCCGATGGCCAGCAGAACGCGCCGGGCCTGCTGCCCGACGCCAATGGCACGCGCGGCGACGCCAATCTCCGCCTGGCCCTCGACTGGCGGATGCCGCTGGTGCGGCCCGTGGGCATCTGGGGCCAGCAATTGCTGGAGCCGCGGGTCCAGGTCGTCACCGGCCCCGCCACCGGCCGCCAGACGCGCTTTCCCAATGAGGACAGCGTGGATTTCGAGTTCACCGACGCGAACCTCTTCCAGCTCAACCGCTTCACCGGGCGGGACCGGCAGGAGGGGGGCACGCGCGTGGATGCGGCGCTGCGCGCCTCCTGGCTCTTCCCCAATGGCGGCCGGGTGGAGGGCCTCGCCGGCCGCTCCTTCCGCTTCCACGACAGCAACATCTTCCCCGCCAATTCCGGGCTGGAGCGCCGCGAATCCGATTGGGTGGGCCGCGCCGCCTTCGCGCCCGTGCCCTGGTTCGAGGTGATGGGGCGCACGCGGCTCGATGGCCGCAGCGGTCGCAACCGGGCCAGCGACGCGGTGCTGGCCACGTCGCTCGGCCGCATCGGGGTGCTGGACAATGTGGTCCTCACGACCAGCTACTTCGACCAGCCGCCCCAGGCCTTCTTCGCGAACGACCCCGGGCGGCGCGAGGTGGGCTTGGGGCTCGGCGCGGAGTACCGCACCCGGGCGGGCGGCGTCTGGCGGGCCAACGGGTCCATGCAGCTTGACCTGCGGACCGAGCGCCCTGCCTGGCTGCTGGGCACCGCGGGCTATGAGGATGAGTGCTGCATCATCCAGGCGCAATTCCAGCGCCGCCTGGGCTTCAACCCCATCACCAACGACCCGTATCGCGGCAACACCACGCTGTTGTTCCGCATCGCCTTCAAGACCGTGGGTGACTTCAGCCTGCGCGCGCTGTGA